The sequence GCAATTACATATGCTGGATTATTAGGTTACAGAGATTCTGTAATGAACGTTCTGGGAGCTCCTGCAGGATTCGCTCAGATGATGGCCAAAGAATCACTTACACAGATTACTGATCTGATGGATAAAGTAGGCATTGATAAAATGGAAGAAAGTTTAGACCCTGGTGCTTTACTGGGTACAGCAGACTCTATGAATTTTGGATCAACAGCAGAATTACTGCCTACAATTCTTGAATCATTAAATAAAAGAGCTGCAGAGTAAAATAATTTTTTTTATTTCACTCGAAAATCGAAGCTTACAAAAACCAAGGGTTTTCGTGCATTCAAAAGCTTCGCTTTTGATGCCCTGAACATCCATGTTCAAGGGCTCCAAAACCTAAGGTTTTGAGAGATTTTCAACCGTAAAAAATCAGAGATTTTTTACATGCAGGAGAAACTTTCGTTTTTTCTGCCACGAAACAGAGCTAGCGGAACTTTGTTTCGCGCCATGAAATCGAAGATTTCGAAGATTTCGAGGGCCCCAAACACATTTCATGTGTTTGAGGGTTTTATTTTTAGAAATAAAGTATTGCATATTAACAGTTTATGGTGTTAAATTGATACAAAATATCCTAAAAAAAGTTCAAAATGGAAATGAACTTGAAAAGAATGACATAATAAGTTTATTTCAGACAAAAAGTGCTGAAGATCTTTTATATCTGTTACAAACTGCCTGTGATTTGAGAAATAGTAAAATAAAACTCACATCTACAGTTCATCTAACTAATGTTTGCAAGGTTACTCCCAAATGTAAATACTGTGGGTTTGCTGCTGGAACATCACACGATGGATATTACCACCCTTTCTTTAAAGCAGATTCTGAGATATTAAATGCAGCTAAATGTGTAGAAAGGTCCGGTATTCCTAGAATAAGCTGTTCAGGTGCTCACGGGTACAAAGGTTCCCACGCAGTTAATGCTGCCAAGTTAGTTAAGGAAAATACTTCCTTAGAACTTTTGGTTAATGTAGGGGCCGATTTAAATAAAAAGTCGTTGAAAGAACTTGGTAAATATGAAACTGATACAATATGCTGTAATTTGGAAACTGTAAATCAAAACCTCTTTAATGAACTTAAACCCGGCGAAAAATTAGAAGATAGAATAAAAATATGTAATAATATATCTGATTCTGGAATAGAACTCTCTTCAGGACTTTTAATTGGATTAGGTGAATCCTATATGGATCGGGCTGATCACCTGCTTTATCTTAAAAAGTTCAAGACACTTGGAGAAATTCCGATAATGGGATTCAATCCATACAGAGATACTCCTATGGAATATTATCCCCCATGTTCTTTGATTGAACAGATTAAAACAATTGCAATAACCAGATTAATCTTCCCTGATCTTAGAATAACTGTTCCCACTCCAACAATCGGCCCAAAAAATGTTAAATATCCATTAATTGCTGGAGCTAACAATTTAGCTACTGTAATTCCTGAAGATTATCCATCTAATGTTAAAGGCGTTGGATCTTCATCTTATGGAAACCTTAAAGATGTGGTAAGCACTGTTAAAGGGCTTGGATTGAAATTAGAATCATAAAAAGAGAGGTAAAAATGAAACTTGAAAAAATAATTAAAAATGCATGTGAAGAATCAATCAGCGAATCGAGAACAGGCGATACAGAAGATGAAATTAATTTTATCCAGAATTATCTGAAGTCTGCCCGCAAAATTATAGTTCCAAGCAAAAATGCTGTGAAATTAAACATTATAAATAACGTATTAAAAGAATTTGGACTTCAAGAAGCTGAACAACTGTGTATAAATACCAGTGCAGCTGATTTAAACAGATTACCTGCACTTTCAAAGGCTATTATGGCTCTTGATCAGTGTGAGTGTGATCTAATAATTTCTAGAGGTCGTCTTGGTGTTCCGGGTTCAGGTTCAATGCTTGTAATGATCGATAAGAAGGGTAGAATTCTCACTGCGGCGACTTCTCCTTCCCATGTTGTGCATAAAAAAGAGGTGAAGGATGCAGTCCGTGGTGAAATCGTGCATGCGCTGGAAAGAATTGGGTTAAAGAGGATAAAATGAAATACGATACTGGTATTACTTCAGAAGTTTTCACTGTTACTTCAAGGATGAGAATTGAAGATATCATTAAAAGAATAACTGAAATAAAGTGTAATGCTGCGCTTGACTGGATAAACTCTTTAAATGTAAATATGGAGAATTCTGTTGTAGTAGGGGCATATCTTACAGGAATTGAATTATCCAAAAGGCTTAAAAGGATTTCAAATGTTACAGTTATTGATATTTATCCCCACCTGGAAAAATTTGTTGAAAATGATGTTGAATTCAATTCAGATTTAATGAAGATTAAAGATGCAGATCTGGTTGTGGATACTACTGGTTTAGGTGGCCTTAGACCTAAAATAGCTAAACTTATTAATGGTAACGTTTTTCTAGTTGAAGATCCAGTATCAGACGGTAGTGACAGTCTAATACGCCAAAAAAATAATATAATAAATAGATTAAGGTTATCTAACTCAAATTATAGGGGAATTCTAAAAACAGGAGGTTTAAATTCCAAAACATCAGGCACAATGACATTAACTGTAGAAATTTTAAGGAAAAGTCTTGAAGATGTCTTAAAAAGATATGGTGTTTTGTATGGCATAGCAGGTATGGAATTCTATGAGGGGGTACTTTTTAAAGAAAAGGATGTTGATAAGTTTTTGAGGCTTATTAAAAAACCTGCACTTACAGTTTCAACACTTGAACCCCTTTCGTGTGATGAAATAATCGAAAAGTATCTTAAAGAAATATGCAGCGAGGTAGAAAATGTTAGCCTCTGAACTTTTTAATGCTATTAACAAAATAGCACCTCCTTATTTAGCCCTTAAAAATGATAAAATAGGTTATTTAGGTCCTGGGAACCCTGAAGAAATGGAAATAGATAAAGTTCAAGTAAGAATGGATATTCTCCCGTGGGAAGATCCATCTAATTCTAATTCAGATCTTGTGGTTTGTCATCATCCTCCCCTATTTGAGCCAGATTTTCCGGTATATGTTGTTCACTCAAATTGGGATATTGTAAATGGGGGAGCAAATGATGCTCTTGCGGAGTGTTTAAATTTATGGGTTTTGGATGTTTTAGATGAAAAAACAGGCATTGGTAGAATTTGCTCCACAGTTACAACCATTGAAAAATTTATCAAAAATATATCAAGAGCCATACCTACAGATCACATTAAGATAGTAGGTAATCAACAGAAAATAATTAAAAAAATTGCTGTTGTTTCTGGATTTGGCCTTAATAACCTTGAATATATAAATTTAGCATACAAAAAAGGCGCAGATGTCTATATATCTGGAGATTTAACTCATCAAAGTGCTATACTTGCAGAAAAATTGGGGCTACGCGTTATTGATGCTACTCATCATGCTACTGAAATTCCTGGATTGATAAAACTATGTGATTTCATATCTAAATTAGGAGTTAAAGTTGAATTTGTAGATGAGGAAGTGCCATGGAAAACCATTAAAATTTAGAATAATAATTATGCATTTATTTAAATCTGGAGTAATATTGGTGTTTACTGAATATTTAAGATAGTTTTAGGGATATATTCTATTTAAAAAGCTGTAAAAAATATTTATATTTATTACAAAAAATTAATTAAAGCCATTAAATGTAATACTATTATATAAAAAAGTATTTATAGGAGATACTACTTCATTACTTTGAGGATGATTTTTTCCCTTCATTAGAACATCATTGGTAAGTAATAAAATATTAGGTATTTATATTAACCTAATTGAAAAAAAATGGGACATTCAAAACAACTAAATATGTCACATTCGCTCAAATGTATCATTTAAAATTGTTTGAATGTCCCACCAACAATAAGATCGATAGATAATATTCATTAACTTATATTAAATAAATTTTTCCGTAACTTTTATATAAAAAAGTCATTTGGAAGGTGTGAAAATGAGTATTGATAAATTAAAACCTGATGAGAACCCTAGATATGTTACATTGGCTGGTTTTGCAAAATCAGGGATTAAAATAGATATAACTTATCATGTTGACGAAAATGTGACATTTGAATTGTTTTAAGGTTCCTTAGTTGCAGTTATTAATTTGCAAATGGAATATTTGAAAAAAATTCAAACGGTTCAATATTATTTTTTTTAAATTAGTTTGGAATTATAATTAGCAAATCTTTTAAAATACATAACAATTGTTACTTAACTAATTGGTAAATATGGGGAATAGGAAAATGATGAGTGAAGTTCTAGAAAACAAAATACGGAGTATTGGTGAATTAGAAAATAAGAAAGTATCTAAGGGACATGTAACACTGGTTGGTGTAGGTAGATTGGGGTTAAGGATAGGTATAAATTTAATACAGGTACATAGGGGAGGTCCAAAAGAGATCAGTGCTTTTGACGGCCAGAAAATTTCAGGGTCAGATATAATATTTAATATCCTTGGAGGGAATTTTGGTGATTATAAAGTGGATTTTCTAAAAAGTATTTGCACACATCCTGAGAGTTTAAGGAAAGTAACTGCATTTAAAGAGGACATAACCAAAAATAATCTAGATCTTATAAAGGGAGATGTTGTTTCTATACAATCTGCAGGCGGGAATACTATCCCTACTACAGCAGCTGTTATTAAAAGAGCCCATGAAATTGGAGCAAAAACAATAAGTACTGCAGGTGTTTTTGGTATTGGGGAGGAAGAAATAAGTGTTATGGATATATCTGAAGTAAATGATAGTAATCCGGTGGTTAAAGAACTTAGAGCGCATGGAATTGAAGAAAATCACAAAATAGTAACTACTGGAAGGTTCATTGAGGACAATATGCCAATTACACCTTACGTTTTAGATGCGTATTCTATTATAATGACTAAAGAAATTTTAAAACTATTGATGTGATTATTATGATTAAAGTAGCAACTGCAGAGTGTTTTACACACGGGCATATTGCAAGGGAAATACATGCAATTTCTCAGGGCTATGAAGGTAAATTTGGCCCTAACTACCCTTTATTAAAGAATATTACTCAAGATTTGACTGTAGTGTGTGGAATTTTTGCCCCTACATTATCAGCACTTCAAAAAGTTTTAGAAGTGGATCCTCCTGAACCTTTAAAATTAATTCGCGGAATAAAAGTTTACAATGAAGAAAATGACAAAAAAGTGGCAGTTATAATGGCTGAATCTGTGAAAAATCTTTCAGGGGCAGATATTGGGATTGGAACAACTGCAGGTATTGGAAGGGGAGGTGTTGCTATATCAACTGGTGAATATACTGTAGTGGCCAGTTCTGGATTTTATGCCGATCTTACAACTCCTGATTCATTACAATTATTCAAAAGGCAGGAATGCGGCATTAAAAAGGCATTATCTATTTTTGTGGATGTTTTGGATGGTGATGTGGATAGAATAGAAAGATATGGAGATATTGAGATTATAAATAATGAAAAATGAATTTACTCTCTAATTCATATTTATGAAAGTATTGAACCATTATATTATTACTTTTTACTGTATTTTAGCATTGTTTTATTATTTTGTAATACTCTAAGTGATAATTCTTTTATTATTCTTCTAATGATTAAAACTTATATTTGTTTATAGAAATGCATTTTGATCATTTTTAACTGTTTAAATATTATTTAATGAATATATTGTGAGTTAAATGTTATTTATAGGTATTATGTATGTTTAATAATTAAATAGATAGTTATTAATGTCAATTGTTAAGTTCTGTTACTTTTTAAATAAAATTAATTTTATTACAAACAGGGGCTAATCTAATTAGAAATTATTAATTTTCGCCTTTTTTTATTACGGGGGCTGAGATTTCC is a genomic window of Methanobacterium veterum containing:
- the hmdB gene encoding 5,10-methenyltetrahydromethanopterin hydrogenase cofactor biosynthesis protein HmdB, with product MIQNILKKVQNGNELEKNDIISLFQTKSAEDLLYLLQTACDLRNSKIKLTSTVHLTNVCKVTPKCKYCGFAAGTSHDGYYHPFFKADSEILNAAKCVERSGIPRISCSGAHGYKGSHAVNAAKLVKENTSLELLVNVGADLNKKSLKELGKYETDTICCNLETVNQNLFNELKPGEKLEDRIKICNNISDSGIELSSGLLIGLGESYMDRADHLLYLKKFKTLGEIPIMGFNPYRDTPMEYYPPCSLIEQIKTIAITRLIFPDLRITVPTPTIGPKNVKYPLIAGANNLATVIPEDYPSNVKGVGSSSYGNLKDVVSTVKGLGLKLES
- a CDS encoding DUF3236 domain-containing protein; protein product: MKLEKIIKNACEESISESRTGDTEDEINFIQNYLKSARKIIVPSKNAVKLNIINNVLKEFGLQEAEQLCINTSAADLNRLPALSKAIMALDQCECDLIISRGRLGVPGSGSMLVMIDKKGRILTAATSPSHVVHKKEVKDAVRGEIVHALERIGLKRIK
- a CDS encoding SAM-dependent methyltransferase HcgC family protein — encoded protein: MKYDTGITSEVFTVTSRMRIEDIIKRITEIKCNAALDWINSLNVNMENSVVVGAYLTGIELSKRLKRISNVTVIDIYPHLEKFVENDVEFNSDLMKIKDADLVVDTTGLGGLRPKIAKLINGNVFLVEDPVSDGSDSLIRQKNNIINRLRLSNSNYRGILKTGGLNSKTSGTMTLTVEILRKSLEDVLKRYGVLYGIAGMEFYEGVLFKEKDVDKFLRLIKKPALTVSTLEPLSCDEIIEKYLKEICSEVENVSL
- a CDS encoding Nif3-like dinuclear metal center hexameric protein, whose product is MLASELFNAINKIAPPYLALKNDKIGYLGPGNPEEMEIDKVQVRMDILPWEDPSNSNSDLVVCHHPPLFEPDFPVYVVHSNWDIVNGGANDALAECLNLWVLDVLDEKTGIGRICSTVTTIEKFIKNISRAIPTDHIKIVGNQQKIIKKIAVVSGFGLNNLEYINLAYKKGADVYISGDLTHQSAILAEKLGLRVIDATHHATEIPGLIKLCDFISKLGVKVEFVDEEVPWKTIKI
- a CDS encoding ThiF family adenylyltransferase, with protein sequence MMSEVLENKIRSIGELENKKVSKGHVTLVGVGRLGLRIGINLIQVHRGGPKEISAFDGQKISGSDIIFNILGGNFGDYKVDFLKSICTHPESLRKVTAFKEDITKNNLDLIKGDVVSIQSAGGNTIPTTAAVIKRAHEIGAKTISTAGVFGIGEEEISVMDISEVNDSNPVVKELRAHGIEENHKIVTTGRFIEDNMPITPYVLDAYSIIMTKEILKLLM
- a CDS encoding UPF0254 family protein, with protein sequence MIKVATAECFTHGHIAREIHAISQGYEGKFGPNYPLLKNITQDLTVVCGIFAPTLSALQKVLEVDPPEPLKLIRGIKVYNEENDKKVAVIMAESVKNLSGADIGIGTTAGIGRGGVAISTGEYTVVASSGFYADLTTPDSLQLFKRQECGIKKALSIFVDVLDGDVDRIERYGDIEIINNEK